Proteins co-encoded in one Erwinia sp. genomic window:
- the ribE gene encoding 6,7-dimethyl-8-ribityllumazine synthase (ID:JIFNMEKO_00477;~source:Prodigal:2.6): MNMIEAAVATPDARIAIVIARFNNFINDSLLSGAIDALKRIGQVKDENITVVWVPGAYEMPVAARALAKSGKHDAVVALGTVIRGGTAHFEYVAGEASSGLASVAMQSDIPVAFGVLTTENIEQAIERAGTKAGNKGAEAALTALEMINVLKAIQS, from the coding sequence ATGAATATGATTGAAGCCGCTGTGGCGACACCTGATGCGCGGATTGCTATTGTTATCGCGCGCTTTAACAACTTCATCAACGACAGCTTGTTAAGTGGCGCCATCGATGCGCTCAAGCGTATTGGTCAGGTCAAAGACGAAAACATTACTGTAGTTTGGGTGCCTGGCGCCTATGAAATGCCGGTTGCTGCGCGTGCGCTGGCAAAATCGGGTAAACATGATGCTGTCGTGGCACTCGGCACCGTGATTCGTGGAGGAACAGCCCATTTTGAATATGTTGCTGGCGAAGCGAGTTCCGGGCTGGCTAGTGTGGCGATGCAGAGTGATATTCCTGTCGCCTTTGGTGTTCTGACTACCGAAAATATTGAGCAGGCAATTGAACGCGCTGGCACTAAAGCCGGTAATAAAGGGGCTGAAGCCGCCCTGACTGCTCTTGAAATGATTAATGTATTAAAAGCTATTCAGTCCTGA
- the tgt gene encoding Queuine tRNA-ribosyltransferase (ID:JIFNMEKO_00471;~source:Prodigal:2.6), whose translation MKFELKAKSGLARRGRLTFERGSVETPAFMPVGTYGTVKGMTPEEVKATGAEIILGNTFHLWLRPGQDVMKLHGDLHDFMQWQGPILTDSGGFQVFSLGDVRKITEAGVHFRNPINGDAIFLDPEKSMEIQYDLGSDIVMIFDECTPYPADWDYAKRSMEMSLRWAKRSRDRFDTLGNKNALFGIIQGGVYEDLRDVSVKGLVDIGFDGYAVGGLAVGEPKEDMHRILAHVCPQIPEDKPRYLMGVGKPEDLVEGVRRGIDMFDCVMPTRNARNGHLFVTNGVVKIRNARYKEDIAPLDDECDCYTCQHYSRAYLHHLDRCGEILGARLNTIHNLRHYQRLMAGLRQAIEEGTLEHFVTEFYQRMGKTVPPLPSDN comes from the coding sequence GTGAAGTTTGAATTAAAGGCGAAATCGGGTCTGGCGCGTCGCGGACGTTTAACGTTTGAGCGCGGCAGCGTAGAAACCCCAGCCTTTATGCCAGTGGGCACCTATGGCACGGTGAAAGGAATGACGCCAGAAGAAGTAAAAGCTACTGGCGCAGAAATTATTCTCGGTAATACCTTTCATCTTTGGCTGCGTCCGGGACAGGACGTAATGAAATTGCATGGAGACCTGCATGATTTTATGCAATGGCAAGGACCAATACTGACAGACTCTGGTGGTTTCCAGGTATTCAGCCTCGGCGATGTTCGTAAAATTACTGAGGCAGGCGTCCATTTTCGTAATCCAATTAATGGCGATGCAATTTTCCTCGATCCGGAAAAATCGATGGAAATTCAGTATGACCTCGGGTCTGATATCGTGATGATCTTCGATGAGTGTACACCTTATCCGGCTGACTGGGATTATGCTAAACGTTCGATGGAGATGTCGTTGCGCTGGGCAAAACGCAGCCGTGACCGTTTTGATACCCTGGGTAATAAAAATGCGCTGTTTGGCATCATTCAGGGCGGGGTTTACGAAGATTTACGAGATGTCTCAGTGAAAGGGCTGGTAGATATCGGCTTTGATGGTTACGCTGTGGGTGGTCTGGCTGTCGGTGAGCCTAAAGAGGATATGCACCGCATTTTGGCGCATGTCTGCCCGCAAATTCCTGAGGATAAACCGCGTTATTTAATGGGCGTCGGTAAACCAGAAGATTTGGTGGAAGGCGTACGCCGTGGCATTGATATGTTCGATTGTGTTATGCCTACCCGCAACGCACGCAATGGACACCTGTTTGTGACCAACGGCGTGGTGAAAATCCGCAATGCCAGGTATAAAGAGGATATCGCGCCGCTGGATGACGAGTGTGACTGCTATACCTGTCAGCATTACAGTCGGGCCTATCTGCATCATCTCGATCGCTGTGGTGAAATTCTTGGTGCCAGACTGAATACCATTCATAATCTGCGCCACTATCAGCGATTGATGGCCGGTTTGCGACAGGCCATCGAAGAGGGTACATTAGAGCACTTTGTAACAGAATTCTATCAACGGATGGGGAAAACGGTGCCACCGTTACCATCTGATAATTAA
- the secF gene encoding Protein translocase subunit SecF (ID:JIFNMEKO_00474;~source:Prodigal:2.6), with product MAQDYSVEQLNYGRKVHDFMRWDKVAFTLSGLLLIASFVIMGVKGFNWGLDFTGGTVIEITLEKPAELDTLRTSLQTAGFAEPQVQNFGSSRDVLVRLSPHEGTAGQELGTKVVSVINQATEQSATVKRIEFVGPSVGSDLAQAGGLALLVALIAILIYVGFRFEWRLALGAVLALAHDVIITMGILSLFHIEIDLTIVASLMSVIGYSLNDSIVVSDRIRENFRKIRRGTPYDIVNVSLTQTLSRTIMTSATTLVVVLMLFIFGGALLEGFSLTMLIGVSIGTVSSIYVASALALKLGMKREHMIPQEVEKEGADQPSILP from the coding sequence GTGGCACAGGACTATAGTGTTGAACAATTGAATTATGGCCGCAAAGTGCATGATTTCATGCGCTGGGACAAAGTAGCTTTTACGTTATCCGGCTTATTGCTGATTGCCTCTTTCGTGATCATGGGGGTGAAAGGGTTTAACTGGGGGCTGGATTTTACTGGCGGAACGGTTATCGAAATTACGCTTGAGAAACCCGCCGAGCTTGATACGCTGCGCACCTCATTGCAAACAGCAGGTTTTGCTGAGCCACAGGTGCAGAATTTTGGCAGTAGTCGTGATGTGCTGGTGCGTCTATCACCACATGAAGGGACTGCCGGCCAGGAGCTGGGCACTAAAGTGGTTTCGGTGATCAACCAGGCCACTGAACAAAGTGCAACAGTAAAGCGTATTGAGTTTGTCGGGCCTAGTGTCGGTAGTGATCTGGCTCAGGCTGGAGGGCTGGCGTTACTGGTGGCATTGATTGCGATCCTGATTTATGTTGGTTTCCGTTTTGAGTGGCGGCTGGCATTGGGTGCAGTACTGGCACTGGCGCATGATGTGATCATTACTATGGGCATTCTTTCTCTGTTTCACATCGAGATAGACTTGACCATTGTTGCGTCGCTGATGTCAGTTATCGGTTACTCACTTAATGACAGTATTGTTGTTTCGGACCGTATCCGTGAGAACTTCCGCAAAATCCGGCGCGGCACACCGTATGATATTGTCAATGTTTCACTGACCCAGACACTGAGCCGTACCATCATGACATCAGCGACGACGCTGGTTGTCGTTTTAATGCTGTTCATTTTCGGTGGTGCGTTGTTAGAAGGTTTCTCGCTGACGATGCTGATCGGCGTCTCAATCGGTACAGTTTCCTCTATCTATGTTGCTTCTGCACTGGCGTTAAAATTGGGCATGAAACGTGAGCACATGATCCCGCAGGAAGTCGAAAAAGAAGGTGCTGATCAGCCTTCGATTCTTCCCTGA
- the nrdR gene encoding Transcriptional repressor NrdR (ID:JIFNMEKO_00475;~source:Prodigal:2.6) gives MHCPFCAAVDTKVIDSRLVSEGTSVRRRRQCLVCHERFTTFEVAELVMPRVIKSNDIREPFNEDKLRSGIMKALEKRPVNSDSVENAISQIKSQLRSTGEREVRSEMIGNLVMDALKKLDKVAYIRFASVYRSFGDIKEFGEEIARLQD, from the coding sequence ATGCATTGCCCGTTTTGTGCAGCTGTCGACACCAAAGTGATTGATTCCCGTCTGGTGAGTGAGGGTACGTCGGTGCGCCGGCGCCGCCAGTGTCTGGTATGCCATGAGCGTTTTACCACCTTTGAAGTGGCTGAGCTGGTCATGCCACGGGTTATCAAAAGCAATGATATCCGTGAGCCATTCAATGAAGACAAATTGCGGAGTGGTATCATGAAAGCACTGGAAAAACGGCCAGTGAACTCTGACAGTGTCGAGAATGCCATCAGCCAGATCAAAAGTCAGTTACGTTCGACAGGTGAACGCGAAGTGCGCAGTGAGATGATTGGCAATCTGGTGATGGATGCGTTAAAAAAACTCGATAAAGTGGCTTATATTCGCTTTGCTTCTGTCTACCGTAGCTTTGGCGACATCAAAGAATTTGGTGAAGAGATCGCCCGCTTACAGGATTAA
- the dxs gene encoding 1-deoxy-D-xylulose-5-phosphate synthase (ID:JIFNMEKO_00480;~source:Prodigal:2.6) — protein MNFDAGKYPTLALADGVTELRSLPKETLPKLCDELRQYLLDSVSRSSGHFASGLGVIELTVALHYVYNTPFDSLIWDVGHQAYPHKILTGRRDRIDTIRQKEGLHPFPWREESEYDVLSVGHSSTSISAGLGLAVAAEKEGKGRRTACVIGDGAITAGMAFEAMNHAGDIKADLLVILNDNEMSISENVGALNNRLAQILSGKFYSSLREGGKKVLNGLPPIKELVKRTEEHLKGMVVPGTLFEELGFNYIGPVDGHDVLALVQTLKNMRSLKGPQFLHVMTKKGKGYAPAEQDPIRWHAVPKFDPSSGLLPSSAGGLPGYSQIFGNWLCETAATDNKLMAITPAMREGSGMVDFSRSFPENYFDVAIAEQHAVTFAAGLAIGGYHPVVAIYSTFLQRAYDQVIHDVAIQKLPVLFAIDRGGIVGADGQTHQGAFDIAFLRCIPDIVIMTPSDENECRQLLTTGYQYRLGPSAVRYPRGNGTGAILTPLNALPIGKGVIKRQGEKLAILNFGTLLAEAEKVTTALNATLVDMRFVKPLDTALIMQLAETHESLVTLEEGTIKGGAGSGVIEYLMSQRRPVPVLTLGLPDEFIPPGTQEEMRTEYQLDAAGMMAQIERWLAQ, from the coding sequence ATGAATTTTGATGCTGGAAAATACCCGACACTGGCACTGGCTGATGGCGTGACTGAATTACGCTCTTTACCAAAAGAGACACTGCCTAAACTTTGCGATGAGTTGCGCCAGTACCTGCTTGATAGCGTCAGTCGTTCCAGTGGTCACTTTGCATCAGGACTCGGCGTGATAGAACTGACCGTTGCCCTGCATTATGTCTATAACACCCCCTTCGATTCACTGATTTGGGATGTCGGGCATCAGGCTTACCCGCATAAAATTTTAACCGGACGCCGTGACCGCATTGATACCATCCGACAAAAAGAGGGTCTGCACCCTTTCCCGTGGCGTGAAGAAAGTGAGTATGACGTACTCAGTGTAGGCCATTCCTCAACCTCGATCAGTGCCGGTTTAGGTCTTGCAGTAGCCGCAGAAAAAGAGGGTAAAGGACGTCGCACTGCTTGTGTGATTGGCGACGGCGCGATTACCGCAGGTATGGCTTTTGAAGCAATGAATCATGCGGGAGACATCAAGGCTGATTTGCTGGTGATCCTCAATGATAATGAGATGTCGATTTCTGAAAATGTTGGTGCGCTGAATAATCGCCTGGCACAAATCCTGTCAGGTAAATTTTATTCCAGTCTGCGTGAAGGTGGGAAAAAGGTACTCAATGGTCTGCCGCCGATCAAAGAGCTGGTCAAACGTACCGAAGAGCATCTGAAAGGGATGGTAGTTCCCGGTACGCTGTTTGAAGAGTTGGGTTTTAATTATATCGGACCGGTCGATGGGCATGACGTTCTGGCACTGGTGCAAACCCTGAAAAATATGCGCAGCCTCAAAGGGCCGCAATTTTTGCATGTGATGACGAAAAAAGGCAAGGGGTATGCCCCTGCAGAACAGGACCCTATCCGCTGGCATGCTGTACCTAAATTCGATCCTTCCAGTGGTTTACTCCCTTCTTCAGCGGGTGGATTACCGGGTTATTCGCAAATTTTTGGTAACTGGTTATGCGAGACTGCTGCAACGGATAATAAGCTAATGGCGATAACACCCGCCATGCGCGAGGGATCGGGCATGGTTGATTTTTCACGCAGCTTTCCTGAGAATTATTTCGATGTTGCCATCGCCGAGCAGCATGCCGTGACATTTGCCGCTGGTCTTGCTATCGGTGGCTATCACCCTGTGGTAGCGATCTATTCTACATTTTTGCAACGCGCTTACGATCAGGTGATCCATGATGTTGCCATCCAGAAACTCCCGGTGTTATTTGCGATTGATCGCGGTGGCATTGTAGGCGCCGATGGCCAGACACATCAGGGAGCATTCGATATCGCTTTCCTGCGTTGTATTCCCGATATTGTCATTATGACACCCAGTGATGAGAACGAGTGCCGCCAGTTACTCACCACCGGCTATCAGTACCGTCTTGGGCCCTCGGCTGTGCGTTATCCCCGGGGTAACGGTACAGGTGCGATACTCACGCCACTTAACGCCTTACCAATCGGTAAAGGTGTGATTAAACGTCAGGGTGAAAAATTAGCGATTCTCAATTTCGGCACACTGCTTGCTGAAGCAGAAAAAGTCACCACCGCACTCAACGCGACCCTGGTAGACATGCGTTTCGTTAAACCACTTGATACTGCGCTGATTATGCAACTGGCTGAAACACATGAGTCACTGGTGACCCTGGAAGAGGGAACCATTAAGGGAGGCGCGGGCAGTGGTGTGATTGAGTATTTAATGTCACAACGCCGTCCGGTACCCGTGCTGACTCTCGGACTTCCGGATGAATTTATTCCGCCGGGTACTCAGGAAGAGATGAGAACAGAGTACCAGTTAGATGCAGCAGGAATGATGGCGCAAATTGAACGCTGGCTGGCACAATAA
- the thiL gene encoding Thiamine-monophosphate kinase (ID:JIFNMEKO_00479;~source:Prodigal:2.6), with amino-acid sequence MSCGEFEVINRYFDRVTRKRRDVEQGIGDDGALLVLPGKQTLVISTDTLVEGVHFLPSISPEDLACKALAVNVSDMAAMGADPAWLTLALTLPRIDESWLQTFSDTLLEGLDYYDMQLIGGDTTRGPLSMTLGIHGLVPHGRALKRSGARPGDWIYVTGTLGDSAAGLALLLGQRTVDATEAHNFFLQRALRPHPRVLQGQALRDLASSAIDISDGLIADLQHILKASGCGARIHLENLPFSQAMKAHIEAEQARHWALSGGEDYELCFTIPESNRGALDIALSHLGVPVTCIGQIAPAAEGLVLLDNGKSVEYQLKGFDHFA; translated from the coding sequence ATGTCCTGCGGCGAGTTTGAAGTGATCAATCGCTATTTTGATCGTGTCACGCGCAAGCGCCGTGATGTAGAGCAAGGTATTGGCGATGATGGTGCATTGCTGGTGTTACCGGGAAAGCAGACGCTGGTCATTAGCACAGATACGTTGGTGGAAGGCGTGCATTTTCTTCCCTCAATTTCCCCTGAAGACCTTGCCTGTAAAGCGCTGGCGGTTAATGTTAGTGACATGGCTGCGATGGGAGCAGATCCTGCCTGGCTGACGCTTGCCCTGACATTACCCCGCATTGATGAGTCGTGGTTACAGACATTCAGCGATACGTTGCTGGAAGGGCTCGACTACTATGATATGCAACTGATTGGTGGTGATACCACTCGTGGTCCTTTGAGCATGACTTTGGGTATTCATGGTCTTGTGCCTCATGGTCGCGCCTTGAAGCGCAGTGGCGCAAGGCCTGGTGACTGGATTTATGTCACTGGCACGTTGGGTGACAGTGCCGCCGGGTTAGCGCTGTTACTCGGACAACGGACAGTGGATGCTACGGAGGCACATAACTTTTTCCTGCAGCGTGCGTTACGACCTCATCCTCGGGTGTTACAAGGCCAGGCACTGCGTGATCTCGCCAGTTCAGCGATAGATATCTCTGATGGACTGATTGCTGATTTGCAACATATCCTGAAAGCCAGTGGCTGTGGAGCAAGGATTCATCTGGAAAATCTGCCGTTTTCTCAGGCGATGAAAGCCCACATTGAGGCGGAACAAGCACGACATTGGGCTCTGAGTGGCGGAGAAGATTACGAGCTCTGTTTCACCATTCCTGAAAGCAATCGTGGCGCGCTTGATATTGCTCTCAGTCATCTCGGTGTTCCGGTAACTTGTATCGGACAGATTGCGCCTGCAGCTGAAGGACTGGTATTGCTGGATAACGGAAAGTCAGTTGAGTACCAGTTGAAAGGTTTTGATCATTTCGCCTGA
- the ribD gene encoding Riboflavin biosynthesis protein RibD (ID:JIFNMEKO_00476;~source:Prodigal:2.6): MQDEIFMARALELARRGFFTTTPNPNVGCVIVRDGQIVGEGYHYRAGEPHAEIHALRMAGEKAAGATAYVTLEPCSHHGRTPPCCDALIAAGVSRVVAAMQDPNPQVAGRGLHRLQQAGVSVTHGLLSHHAESVNRGFLKRMRTGFPWIQLKTGMSLDGRTAMASGESQWITSAASRRDVQRFRAQSSAILSSSATVLADDPSLTVRWDELDQESQALLAASSDLRQPVRVIIDSQCRVTPTRRIITQPGETWLVRPHADKQMWPPGVEQISLALHQGRTDLIALLLLLGRRQINTLWVEAGAELTGALLSAGLVDELILYMAPKLLGDNARGLCHLPGLTSLADAPDMVFSDVRQVGADLRISLRPPGAS, translated from the coding sequence ATGCAGGATGAAATCTTTATGGCGCGCGCCCTTGAACTGGCGCGTCGCGGATTTTTTACCACCACACCGAATCCTAATGTCGGGTGTGTGATTGTGCGTGATGGTCAGATTGTCGGTGAAGGCTATCACTATCGTGCGGGCGAACCCCATGCTGAGATCCATGCACTGCGTATGGCGGGAGAAAAAGCAGCAGGTGCTACCGCCTATGTCACACTCGAGCCTTGCAGTCATCACGGCAGAACACCTCCGTGTTGCGATGCCTTAATTGCCGCCGGGGTGAGCAGGGTGGTTGCTGCGATGCAGGATCCCAATCCACAAGTCGCAGGACGTGGCTTGCATCGTCTGCAACAGGCCGGGGTGAGTGTGACACATGGTCTGCTGTCGCATCATGCTGAAAGTGTAAACCGGGGATTTTTAAAACGCATGCGCACAGGATTCCCGTGGATACAACTGAAAACAGGAATGTCGCTGGATGGGCGCACGGCCATGGCCAGTGGCGAAAGCCAGTGGATAACCTCTGCCGCATCCCGCCGTGATGTGCAACGTTTTCGAGCGCAGAGTTCTGCTATTCTGAGTAGCAGTGCGACGGTACTGGCCGACGATCCGTCACTTACCGTTCGCTGGGATGAACTTGATCAGGAGAGCCAGGCACTGCTTGCCGCATCTTCTGATTTGCGTCAGCCGGTGCGAGTGATTATCGACAGTCAGTGCCGCGTCACACCGACACGGCGAATCATTACCCAGCCTGGTGAGACCTGGCTGGTGCGACCCCATGCGGACAAGCAGATGTGGCCACCGGGCGTCGAACAGATCTCACTTGCCCTGCATCAGGGGCGTACTGATCTCATCGCATTACTGTTATTACTTGGTCGGCGGCAGATAAACACCCTGTGGGTAGAAGCCGGTGCCGAATTAACGGGCGCACTACTCTCTGCGGGTCTGGTAGACGAGCTGATTTTGTATATGGCACCGAAACTGTTAGGTGATAATGCCCGGGGATTGTGCCATTTGCCGGGTCTGACATCACTGGCTGATGCGCCAGATATGGTGTTTAGTGATGTACGGCAGGTGGGAGCTGATTTACGCATCTCGCTGAGGCCGCCCGGCGCGTCTTAA
- the nusB gene encoding Transcription antitermination protein NusB (ID:JIFNMEKO_00478;~source:Prodigal:2.6), with translation MKPAARRRARECAVQALYSWQISKNDIADVEYQFLAEQDVKDIDVNYFRELLSGVATNSDYLDGLMKPYLSRQLEELGQVERAVLRISLYELSKRADVPYKVAINEGIELAKVFGAEDSHKFVNGVLDKAAPHIRPHKKII, from the coding sequence GTGAAACCTGCTGCACGCCGCCGCGCCCGTGAATGTGCTGTCCAGGCGCTCTACTCCTGGCAAATCTCTAAAAATGATATTGCTGATGTCGAGTATCAGTTCCTGGCGGAGCAAGATGTCAAAGATATCGACGTCAACTACTTCCGTGAACTCCTGAGTGGAGTGGCGACAAACAGTGACTATCTTGACGGACTGATGAAACCATATCTGTCCCGTCAACTGGAAGAGCTGGGACAGGTTGAAAGAGCGGTGTTACGTATCTCACTTTATGAATTGAGTAAACGTGCCGATGTACCTTATAAGGTTGCCATTAATGAAGGAATCGAGCTGGCGAAAGTGTTTGGCGCTGAAGACAGCCATAAATTTGTTAACGGTGTACTTGATAAAGCGGCACCGCATATTCGGCCACACAAAAAAATAATCTGA
- the secD gene encoding Protein translocase subunit SecD (ID:JIFNMEKO_00473;~source:Prodigal:2.6) — translation MLIAALIVGLLYALPNIYGEDPAVQVTGARGSAASETTLNQIRDVLKKDNIDSRSVALENGAILARFTNGDIQLRARDAIAKALGEDYVVALNLAPATPYWLSLIAAEPMKLGLDLRGGVHFLMEVDMDTALSKLQEQNIDILRSDLREKNIPYQTIRKTANYGLEIRFNESKNLDDANSYLSSRHRDLVFSSQGGNTLQAVMSDDRLREAREYAVQQNITILRNRVNQLGVAEPLVQRQGADRIVVELPGIQDTARAKEILGATATLEFRLVNTSIDPTAVASGRVPGDTEVKNTRNGEPVALYKRVILTGDHITDSTSSQDEYGQAQVNISLDSAGGNTMSEFTKDNIGKPMATLFVEYKDSGKKDANGKSLLMKQEEVINVANIQSRLGNSFRITGISNPAEARQLSLLLRAGALIAPIQIVEERTIGPTMGQQNITQGLEACLWGLVASIIFMVVYYRKFGVIATTALVANLVLIVGSMSLLPGATLTMPGIAGIVLTLAVAVDANVLINERIKEELKNGRMVQQAIHEGYKGAFSSIIDANVTTLITAVILYAVGTGSIKGFAITTAIGVVTSMFTAIVGTRAIVNLLYGGKRINKLSI, via the coding sequence ATGCTGATCGCCGCGTTGATCGTCGGTCTGCTGTATGCGCTTCCCAATATTTATGGTGAGGATCCGGCTGTTCAGGTCACTGGTGCGCGCGGTAGTGCGGCCAGTGAAACGACCCTGAATCAGATCCGTGATGTATTGAAAAAAGACAATATCGACAGTCGCTCTGTTGCATTGGAAAATGGCGCTATCCTTGCCCGTTTTACCAACGGTGATATACAACTGCGTGCCAGGGATGCTATTGCGAAAGCCCTGGGCGAAGATTATGTCGTGGCGCTTAATCTTGCTCCTGCAACACCTTACTGGCTGAGTCTGATCGCCGCAGAACCGATGAAGCTCGGTCTTGACCTGCGCGGCGGTGTACACTTCCTGATGGAAGTTGATATGGATACGGCGTTGAGTAAGCTCCAGGAGCAGAATATTGATATATTGCGTAGCGATTTGCGCGAGAAAAATATTCCTTACCAAACGATTCGTAAAACAGCCAATTATGGTCTGGAAATCCGCTTTAACGAGAGCAAAAATCTCGATGATGCAAACAGCTATCTCAGTTCCCGTCACCGTGACTTAGTTTTCAGTAGTCAGGGTGGAAACACGCTACAAGCGGTAATGAGTGATGACAGGTTACGTGAAGCCCGTGAATATGCTGTTCAGCAGAACATTACTATTTTACGTAATCGTGTGAACCAGCTGGGCGTGGCTGAGCCATTAGTTCAGCGCCAGGGTGCTGACCGCATTGTTGTCGAGTTACCAGGTATCCAGGATACGGCTCGTGCGAAAGAGATTCTTGGCGCGACAGCTACACTGGAGTTCAGACTGGTCAATACCAGCATCGATCCTACTGCAGTCGCTTCCGGTCGTGTTCCGGGTGATACCGAAGTCAAAAATACCCGTAATGGCGAGCCAGTAGCACTGTACAAACGCGTGATTCTGACGGGTGATCATATTACTGATTCTACCTCCAGTCAGGATGAGTATGGTCAGGCGCAGGTGAACATTTCTCTCGACAGTGCAGGCGGCAATACCATGTCGGAGTTTACCAAAGACAACATTGGTAAGCCGATGGCCACGCTATTTGTCGAGTATAAAGATAGCGGTAAAAAAGACGCCAATGGAAAATCTCTCCTGATGAAACAGGAAGAAGTGATCAACGTTGCTAATATTCAGTCACGACTGGGTAATAGTTTCCGTATCACTGGCATCAGTAATCCAGCTGAAGCGCGTCAGTTATCGCTGCTTCTGCGTGCCGGAGCCCTGATTGCGCCAATCCAGATTGTCGAAGAGCGTACTATCGGTCCAACAATGGGGCAGCAAAATATCACCCAGGGTCTGGAAGCTTGCCTCTGGGGGCTGGTGGCATCAATTATCTTTATGGTGGTCTATTACCGTAAATTTGGTGTTATAGCGACCACCGCGCTGGTGGCGAACCTGGTATTGATCGTTGGCTCCATGTCTCTGTTACCTGGGGCAACGTTAACTATGCCAGGTATAGCCGGTATCGTTCTGACTCTGGCGGTTGCCGTCGATGCTAACGTACTGATCAACGAGCGTATCAAAGAAGAATTGAAAAATGGTCGCATGGTGCAACAGGCAATCCATGAAGGCTATAAAGGTGCCTTTTCCAGTATCATCGATGCCAACGTGACAACGCTTATCACCGCAGTCATCCTGTATGCAGTGGGTACCGGGTCAATCAAAGGGTTTGCGATTACTACGGCAATCGGGGTCGTGACCTCTATGTTTACCGCGATTGTGGGTACTCGTGCCATCGTCAATCTGTTGTATGGCGGCAAACGCATCAACAAGCTGTCTATCTGA
- the yajC gene encoding Sec translocon accessory complex subunit YajC (ID:JIFNMEKO_00472;~source:Prodigal:2.6), translating into MSLFVSDTLATAAAPAQGSPYSLVIMLVVFGLIFYFMILRPQQRRAKEHKKLMESISKGDEVLTTGGLVGRVTKVADTGYVAIALNETTEVVVKRDFVAAVLPKGSMKAL; encoded by the coding sequence ATGAGTCTTTTTGTTTCTGACACACTGGCGACAGCGGCAGCTCCAGCTCAGGGAAGCCCATACTCTCTGGTGATCATGCTGGTTGTGTTTGGTCTGATCTTCTACTTTATGATTCTGCGTCCTCAGCAAAGACGTGCGAAAGAGCATAAAAAACTGATGGAATCCATCAGTAAAGGAGACGAGGTACTGACAACAGGTGGCCTGGTCGGACGTGTCACGAAAGTTGCAGACACCGGTTATGTAGCGATTGCGCTCAATGAAACCACAGAAGTGGTTGTTAAGCGTGACTTTGTGGCCGCCGTCCTGCCGAAAGGTTCGATGAAAGCGCTGTAA